Genomic DNA from Lentisphaerota bacterium:
AAGGAGGTTTTGCCAGCGCCTCGGGGGGGGGCGGCCATGGAACGACGGATCGGGTTTGTCGGCATCATCGTCGAGAAACGGGAGACGGCCGGACCGCTGGTCAATCGCGTGCTGGCCGACCATGCCGACATCATCCTGGCGCGCGTCGGCCTCCCCTGCCGTGAGCGCAAGGTTTCGGTGATCACGTTGGTGGTCGACGCGACCACCGATGAAATGGGCCGACTCACGGGTCGGCTGGGTCAAATCGCCGATGTGTCGGTCAAGTCGGGCCTCTCCAAATGATCCTGATACGAAAAAAGACAGGTTTGTCTATGATCACGTCGTTAATGGGATTCGGCAGGGCGCGTTCCCGAATGCGCGCGTTGATTGTGATTGCATCGATGCTGGGGTGCGTCGGCGCGTCGGCGGCGGAACGGCCCCGGATCGTGGTCGGAATCGCGCCGTTGAAATGGGTGGTCGAGTCCATCGCCAGTAATGCCGTGGAGGTTTCGGTGTTCCTGAAACCGGGACAGAACCCACACACGTTCGAGCCTTCCGGGCGCCAGGTTTCCGAAATGGCTCGCGCCTCGGCGTTTCTTTATGTCGGGATGGAAGTCGAATCGCTGCTGGCGAACCGGGTGTCGGCGCAAAATCCGAAACTGCTCTGCTGGATGGTGGGCGGATTGCCCGAGATGCCGCAGGGGCATCATAGCCACGGCCCGGACGGTGCGTGCCTGCAGATGGAGCGCGACCCGCATGTGTGGCTATCGCCGACGCAGTTAACGGACATTGCCGAACGGTGTGCGTCAGTGCTTCGCGCACTCCTGCCCGGCCAGGAGGCGGCGCTGGACGCGGGGCTGGCGAGCACCCAGAAGCGGATTCGCGAGGTCGACGCCGAAATCCGCGAGATTCTGAAGCCCGTCACGGGCCGGACGCTGCTGGTCTATCATCCCTCGTGGGGCGTGTTCGCCCGGGACTACGGCCTTGTCCAACTGATGATCGAGGAGGAGGGACGAACGCCATCAGCCAAGCACCTGGCCGGTGTCGTAGCGCGCGCCAAACAGAATGGCGTGCAGGTGCTCTTCAGCAACCCCGAGGCTCCCGAGGCGGTTGTC
This window encodes:
- a CDS encoding CopG family transcriptional regulator — protein: MERRIGFVGIIVEKRETAGPLVNRVLADHADIILARVGLPCRERKVSVITLVVDATTDEMGRLTGRLGQIADVSVKSGLSK